Sequence from the Sphingomonas sp. SORGH_AS_0950 genome:
TGAAGCTGGCCGCGAGCAGATATTCGATCGAGATGCCCATCGAGGCATAGGCCGCCAGGATCGTGCCCGCCACGCCCGCCATGCCGCTGGTCATCACGGTGAACAGCTGTGCGGGGGTGAGGCTGGCCAGATAGGGCCGGATGACGAGCGGCGATTCGGACTGGCCGACGAAGACATTGGCGGCCGCGCAGAGCGATTCCACCTTGGACACGCCGATCACCTTCTCGATCGCACCGCCCAGCCAGCGCACGACCAGCTGCATGATCCCCAGATAATAGAGGATCGACACCAGCGCGGCGAAGAAGATGATGACCGGCAGCGCCTGGATCGCGAAATTGCGCCCCAGCGGATCGGAGGCCAGCGCGCCGAACAGGAAGCTGGTCCCCTCATTGGCATAGCCGAGCAGCCCGGCGACCCCGGCAGACAGCGTCTGCAGCACCTTCTTGCCCCAGGGGACATAGAGGACGAGCACCGCGATCCCCGCCTGCAACGCAAAGGCCGCACCGACCACGCGCAGGCGGATGGCGCGACGATCGGTGGACAGGGCGACCGCGATCGCCAGGATGACAAGGATACCGGCGATACCGATGGCAAAACGATTCATGCGCGCTGCTTAACTATCCGCGTTGACGGGTGGTGACACGACGCGGCCCCCCGGCTGCGCGGGGGTGCATCATAAGCATGGTCCGGGGCGACCGCCATAGTTTTGATCGGAGGAGGTAATTCCTCCCTATAAGGGGAGGCGGCAGGACGAAGCCCTGACGGAAGGGGGGTCGGCCTATCGATAGCGGGACACCCCTCCGACGCGCTGCGCGCGCCACCTCCCCTTGCAGGGGAGGAATGTTACCCCGTCAGCCCGGCCGCCGTCGCCAGCCCCAGAAACGCCAGGAAGCCGATCGAATCGGTGGTCATCGTCACGAACACCGACGACGCCACCGCCGGGTCGGCATCGAACCGGTCGAGCGTCACCGGCACCAGCACGCCTGCCAGCCCCGCGACCAGGATATTGGTCATCATCGCCGCCGCGATCACCATGCCCAGCGCCGGATTGGCGAAGACCAGGCTGACCCCCACCCCGATCACCGCCGCGACCGTCACGCCGTTCATCATCGCCACGCGAATCTCGCGCAGGATCGCGCGGGTCGTGTTGGAGCGGGTCAGCTGGTTGGTCGCCAGCGCGCGCACCGTCACCGCCAGCGTCTGCGTCCCCGCATTGCCGCCGACCCCCGCGACGATCGGCATCAGCGTCGCCAGCGCCACCATCCGCGCGATCGTCCCCTCGAACGCGGCGATCACCGAAGAGGCGACCATCGCGGTGACCAGGTTGGCGATCAGCCAGCGGACGCGGCTCTTGTAGCTGTCGAGGATCGGCTCGTTGATGTCACCCTCGCCCGCGCCCGACAGGCGCAGCACGTCCTCGCCCGCCTCCTGCTGGATGATGTGGACGATGTCGTCGACGGTGATCATGCCGACCAGCCGCCCGCTGCCATCGACCACCGCGGCCGAAATCAGCGCATATTTCTGGAAGCGCAGCGCGACCTCTTCCTGGTCCATGTCGACCGGGATCAGCGTCTGTTCGCGCTTCATCACGTCGCCGATCGCGATGCCGCCCGGCGCGCGCAGGATCCAGGACAGCTGGCACGTCCCGATCGGACGATGGCCGGGATCGACGACGAAGATTTCCCAGAAATCGGTGGTCAGTTCCTCGTCGCCGCGCAGGAACTCGATCGTCTCGGCCACCGTCCAATGCTCGGGCACCGCGATCAGTTCGCGCTGCATCAGGCGGCCGGCGGATTCCTCGGGGAAGGACAGCGCCTCCTCGATCGCGGCGCGGTCGTCGGGGTCGAGCGCGCGCAGCACCGCACGCTGCTCATCCTCGTCCATGTCCTCGATGATCGCCACCGCGTCGTCGGTGTCGAGCTCGGAGGCGATGTCGGCGACTTCATGCGGTTCGAGCGCCTGGATCAGCTGCTCGCGCACATAGTCGTTCATCTCGGCGAAGACGTCGCCGTTCAGCAGGTCCGCGACCGCGCGCGCCAGGCTGACCCGCTCCTCGTCGTCGACCAGTTCGAACAGGTCGGCGATGTCGGCGGGATGGAGCGGCTCGACCAGCGCTCGCGCGCCCTCGTCGTCGCCCGCCTTCAGCGCGTCGAGCACGGCGGTGACATATTCGGGCTTCAGCCGGTCGTCCTCGTCCAGCTGGGTTTCCGGCAACGGGGTCTCGGTTTCGAGGTCGGGGAGTTCGGTGTCGCTGATCTCGGCCTCCCTCGATGGAACATGAACGCGGCGTCATGCCTCTATCGCGCGGTGCCCGCATTTGCCAGCGGGCACAGGAATGCCTACCTGCGGCACATCAACCAAGGAAGACCCTTATGGCCGAGACTTTTTCCAAGCTGACCCTGACGCTCGACAGCGGCGATGTCGTCATCACGCTCCGCCCCGACCTGGCGCCCGAGCATGTCGCGCGCATCGGCGGGCTCGCCAATGAAGGTTTCTACGACGGCGTCGTGTTCCACCGCGTGATCCCCGGCTTCATGGCGCAGGGCGGCGACCCCACCGGCACCGGCATGTCGGGTTCGGACAAGCCCAATTTGAAGCAGGAATTCAACGCCGAGCCGCATGTGCGCGGCACCTGCTCGATGGCGCGGACCAACGACCCGAACTCGGCCAATTCGCAGTTCTTCATCTGCTTCGACGATGCGCGCTTCCTCGACCGCCAGTACACCGTCTGGGGCCAGGTCGAGAGCGGCATGGAGCATGTCGACGCGCTCCCCAAGGGCGAGCCGCCCCGCAATCCGGGCAAGATCCTGAAGGCGACCGCGGAGTAATTTTCGCGAAACGCCGGAAGGGGGGAGTCTCGAAAGGGGCTCCCCCCTTTTTTTGTTTGGCCCCAACTTCTCCACGCGCACGCCCCTCCCGCAGGCGGGAGGGGATGGGGGAGGGAAAGCCACGGGCGACGCACTCGGTGAGACGCCCTACCCTCCCCAACCCCTCCCGCCTGCGGGAGGGGCTATCGTTGCGGGAGAGGGAGCAGCCCCTCTCAACCGTCCCGGAAAACCGGCCACCGCCGCGCCATGTTCGCCGCAACCGCCTCGCGGTGGTTCTTCCCCCGCATCAAGGCCACCTGCTCGGCGCTCTCCATCGCCAGCATCGCCTCCGGCGCGCAGCCCATCGCCCCGAACAGCCGTTTCGCGCTCCGCACCGCATCGGGACTCCGCCCCGCGATCGTGCGGGCGAGCGCCAAGGCCTCCCCCCGCGGGTCGTCGACCAGCCGGGTCACGAGCCCCGCCGCCTGCGCCTCGGCCGCGTCGAACTCGCGCGCGGTATAGACCCATTCGCGCAGCACATCCTCGCGCACGCCGCGCCACAGCGCGAAGCCGCCCATGTCGGGGACGATCCCCCAATGCACCTCGCGAATCGCAAAGCGCGTCGCGGGATGCGCCAGCCGGATGTCGGCGCCCGCCATGATCTGCGTCCCCCCGCCAAACGCCACGCCGTGCACCGCCGCGATCACCGGCACCGGCAGCGTCCGCCAGCCCCACGCCACCTGCTGCACCCGATTGGCCGGGCCATGGCTCCGCGCCGACAGGTCCAGACCCGCCAGATCGCCCCCCGCCATCGCCGCCATGTCGAGCCCCGAGCAGAAACCCTCCCCCTCGCCCGACAGCACCACCGCGCGCACATCCGCCCGCACCGCCAGCGTCTCGATCGCCCCGGCCAGCGCATCGAACATCGCACGGTCGATCGCGTTCAGCTTTTCGCCGCGCGCCAGCCGGACATCGGCGACGCCCTCCGTCACCGTGATCGTCACCCGGTCGTTCATCCCACTCTCCTTTTGCGCATCGTTGATGTAGAGCATCGGCCCATGGGGTTCGATATTGAACGCTTCACGGCGATGGGCGGCTTTGGCGGCCATGGACGGCATCTGGGGATGCAGTACCGGACGCATGGGGACGACTGGGCGGAGCTGGCTTTGCCCTATGGCGCGCGGCTGATCGGCGATCCGGCCAGCGGAGTCATCGCCTCGGGCCCGATCGTCGCGATGATGGACATGGCGACCAGCCTGTCGGTCTGGCTGAAGCGCGGCGCGTTCGAGGCGCATGTCACCGTCGACCTGCGCGTCGACTATCTGCGCCCCGCCGTGCCGGAGCGGACCGTGATCGGGCGCGGCGAATGCTATCGCATCACCCACAGCATCGCCTTCGTCCGGGGCATCGCGCATGACGGCGATCCCGGCGATCCGGTGGCGCATGTCGCGGGCACCTTCATGCGGCTGAACGCGGGGGTGGAGGCATGACCCCGCCGCGCACCGCGATCGGCACCCAGATGGTGCTGCCGCCCTATGCCGAGTGGCTGGGCTGTTCGATCGAATGGGTCGAAGAGGTGCCGGAACTGGTGATGCCGTTCGGCGACCATGTGATGGGCTGGCCGGGGCTGCTTCAGGGCGGCGCGATCGCGGGGCTGCTGGAGGTGGCGGGCATCGCCGCGCTGACCCATCGCCTGTCCCTGGAGGGGGCGGCGCGGATCAAGCCGGTGACGGTGACGACCG
This genomic interval carries:
- the mgtE gene encoding magnesium transporter, whose translation is MSDTELPDLETETPLPETQLDEDDRLKPEYVTAVLDALKAGDDEGARALVEPLHPADIADLFELVDDEERVSLARAVADLLNGDVFAEMNDYVREQLIQALEPHEVADIASELDTDDAVAIIEDMDEDEQRAVLRALDPDDRAAIEEALSFPEESAGRLMQRELIAVPEHWTVAETIEFLRGDEELTTDFWEIFVVDPGHRPIGTCQLSWILRAPGGIAIGDVMKREQTLIPVDMDQEEVALRFQKYALISAAVVDGSGRLVGMITVDDIVHIIQQEAGEDVLRLSGAGEGDINEPILDSYKSRVRWLIANLVTAMVASSVIAAFEGTIARMVALATLMPIVAGVGGNAGTQTLAVTVRALATNQLTRSNTTRAILREIRVAMMNGVTVAAVIGVGVSLVFANPALGMVIAAAMMTNILVAGLAGVLVPVTLDRFDADPAVASSVFVTMTTDSIGFLAFLGLATAAGLTG
- a CDS encoding peptidylprolyl isomerase — its product is MAETFSKLTLTLDSGDVVITLRPDLAPEHVARIGGLANEGFYDGVVFHRVIPGFMAQGGDPTGTGMSGSDKPNLKQEFNAEPHVRGTCSMARTNDPNSANSQFFICFDDARFLDRQYTVWGQVESGMEHVDALPKGEPPRNPGKILKATAE
- a CDS encoding crotonase/enoyl-CoA hydratase family protein, with translation MNDRVTITVTEGVADVRLARGEKLNAIDRAMFDALAGAIETLAVRADVRAVVLSGEGEGFCSGLDMAAMAGGDLAGLDLSARSHGPANRVQQVAWGWRTLPVPVIAAVHGVAFGGGTQIMAGADIRLAHPATRFAIREVHWGIVPDMGGFALWRGVREDVLREWVYTAREFDAAEAQAAGLVTRLVDDPRGEALALARTIAGRSPDAVRSAKRLFGAMGCAPEAMLAMESAEQVALMRGKNHREAVAANMARRWPVFRDG
- a CDS encoding PaaI family thioesterase, with amino-acid sequence MGFDIERFTAMGGFGGHGRHLGMQYRTHGDDWAELALPYGARLIGDPASGVIASGPIVAMMDMATSLSVWLKRGAFEAHVTVDLRVDYLRPAVPERTVIGRGECYRITHSIAFVRGIAHDGDPGDPVAHVAGTFMRLNAGVEA
- a CDS encoding PaaI family thioesterase, with the translated sequence MTPPRTAIGTQMVLPPYAEWLGCSIEWVEEVPELVMPFGDHVMGWPGLLQGGAIAGLLEVAGIAALTHRLSLEGAARIKPVTVTTDYLRTGRDHPTRAVGTILRLGQRIANVEATAWQEDRDRPIATARLNYRILRD